Proteins encoded together in one Kitasatospora albolonga window:
- a CDS encoding di-trans,poly-cis-decaprenylcistransferase translates to MSRLVPRHLGIVPDGNRRWARRHGVPAQEGYLRGAARTVEVLRWCEEAGVETVTVWALSLDNAAKRPELPVMLEGIAALVESLTAGASRHVNVLGCPEHLSSLGLTELSARARDSAMGPYGGGTGHGNGTGNGTGAGAGDPYGGGDGRLRVNLAVAYDGREEIVAAARAVLAERGTEGLDSTAVGERLGRWGQPDCDLILRTSGEQRLSGFLLWQSLTAELHFSPEHWPDFDRAAFDAALTSFAGRERRFGA, encoded by the coding sequence GTGAGCCGGCTCGTTCCCCGTCACCTGGGGATCGTCCCGGACGGGAACCGGCGCTGGGCCCGGCGGCACGGCGTACCGGCCCAGGAGGGATATCTGCGGGGAGCCGCCCGGACCGTCGAGGTGCTGCGGTGGTGCGAGGAGGCGGGCGTGGAGACCGTCACCGTCTGGGCGCTGTCCCTGGACAACGCCGCCAAGCGGCCGGAGCTGCCCGTGATGCTGGAAGGAATCGCCGCGCTCGTGGAGAGCCTGACAGCGGGGGCCTCGCGGCACGTCAACGTGCTGGGCTGCCCCGAGCACCTGAGCTCTCTGGGGCTGACGGAGCTCTCCGCACGGGCCCGGGACTCGGCTATGGGCCCGTACGGCGGGGGGACAGGCCACGGAAACGGGACCGGGAACGGGACCGGGGCCGGGGCCGGAGACCCCTACGGGGGCGGGGACGGACGGCTGCGGGTCAATCTGGCGGTGGCGTACGACGGGCGGGAGGAGATCGTCGCCGCCGCCCGTGCCGTACTCGCCGAGCGCGGGACCGAGGGCCTGGACAGCACGGCGGTCGGCGAGCGCCTCGGCCGCTGGGGGCAGCCCGACTGCGACCTGATCCTGCGGACCTCCGGCGAGCAGCGCCTGTCCGGCTTCCTGCTGTGGCAGAGCCTCACCGCCGAACTGCACTTCAGCCCGGAGCACTGGCCGGACTTCGACCGGGCCGCCTTCGACGCCGCGCTCACCTCCTTCGCCGGCCGGGAGCGCAGGTTCGGTGCATGA
- a CDS encoding diguanylate cyclase produces MGGLVSYADTPAGAGKDGPAAALDDTLLDALLNALFTQSAVGIFVLDPQLRLVRANSLVEGVGTGEYIGLRFTDAFRLDDPDGSEQLMKRVLAGEGPVRDHLVRGRLRHIPGDRTFLVSAYRLEAPAGTGGLAGTNGPTGTDDPAGTDETNNLSSPRDPSSLAGPGGTTLGLLSAVVDVTERERARAREATLAAVRDGVGGSLDVAATCRSFVDVLVPGFADLAVIEVVDEVLRGADPPVGPLPPDTPLRRAASGQCATLRGEEAVRGRPVGGTRRLPPRTPYALAVADLRPRLVPLTADTPWLDSDPDGARTALAEADAHSLVVVPLTLRGAVLGLVSLYRCGAAEPFDEEDVSLAATAATRAALAIDNARRYEREHVIASTVQRRLLPQAERRQAAVETAHVLLPGRDSGCWFDTIALSGARTALVVGGVAGEGLQSAIAMGQLRTVIQALADLDLEPEEVLARLKETADRLARERAALPPSDSLQGEPLRAGCVYGVYDPFTRTCTVARAGHPAPLIVGPGGEPVPVDVPEGPGLFAADSALFAPATVTLEEGSVLAFCTAELLTDEHAGERAGEPAGERITHALAEGVRAGHGLQQLGDDIVYALPDGTRSAGAALLLARTGTVSDHRVATWDLAPDRTAPATARLLVRDRLQGWGLDEDTVDSTELIVSELVTNAVRYGTPPLRLRLLLDTTLTCEVHDGSTASPHLRHARTVDEGGRGLFIVSRLAAHWGARHGPDGKVLWTEQELPGSST; encoded by the coding sequence GTGGGTGGACTCGTGTCGTACGCCGATACCCCGGCCGGAGCCGGGAAGGACGGGCCCGCCGCCGCTCTGGACGACACCCTCCTCGACGCGCTCCTCAACGCCCTCTTCACCCAGTCCGCCGTGGGCATCTTCGTGCTCGACCCGCAGCTGCGGCTCGTCCGCGCCAACTCGCTCGTCGAGGGCGTCGGGACGGGGGAGTACATCGGGCTCCGCTTCACCGACGCCTTCCGGCTCGACGACCCGGACGGGTCCGAGCAGCTCATGAAGCGGGTGCTCGCCGGGGAGGGGCCCGTACGCGACCATCTCGTACGGGGCCGGCTCCGGCACATCCCCGGGGACCGGACCTTCCTGGTCTCCGCCTACCGCCTCGAAGCCCCCGCAGGAACCGGGGGCCTAGCAGGAACCAACGGCCCCACAGGAACCGACGACCCCGCCGGAACCGACGAAACCAACAACCTCAGCAGCCCCAGGGACCCCAGCAGCCTCGCGGGCCCTGGCGGCACCACCCTCGGCCTGCTGAGCGCGGTCGTCGACGTCACCGAGCGGGAGCGGGCCCGGGCCCGGGAGGCCACGCTGGCCGCCGTGCGGGACGGGGTCGGCGGGTCCCTGGACGTGGCCGCCACCTGCCGGTCCTTCGTCGATGTGCTGGTGCCGGGGTTCGCGGACCTCGCCGTCATCGAGGTGGTGGACGAGGTCCTGCGCGGCGCCGACCCGCCCGTGGGGCCGCTGCCGCCCGACACCCCGCTGCGCCGTGCGGCGAGCGGGCAGTGCGCGACCCTGCGGGGCGAGGAGGCCGTCCGGGGCCGCCCGGTCGGCGGGACCCGCCGCCTCCCGCCCCGTACGCCGTACGCGCTCGCCGTCGCGGACCTGCGGCCCCGGCTCGTCCCGCTCACCGCCGACACCCCGTGGCTGGATTCCGACCCGGACGGAGCCCGCACCGCCCTCGCCGAAGCCGACGCGCACTCCCTGGTCGTCGTGCCCCTCACCCTGCGGGGAGCCGTCCTCGGCCTGGTCAGCCTCTACCGCTGCGGGGCCGCCGAGCCCTTCGACGAGGAGGACGTCTCCCTGGCCGCCACGGCGGCCACCCGCGCCGCCCTCGCCATCGACAACGCCCGCCGGTACGAGCGCGAGCACGTCATCGCCTCCACCGTCCAGCGGCGCCTCCTCCCGCAGGCCGAACGCCGCCAGGCCGCCGTGGAGACCGCCCACGTCCTGCTGCCCGGCCGGGACAGCGGCTGCTGGTTCGACACGATCGCGCTCTCCGGGGCCCGTACGGCACTCGTCGTGGGCGGCGTCGCGGGGGAGGGGCTCCAGTCGGCGATCGCCATGGGCCAGCTCCGTACGGTCATCCAGGCGCTGGCCGACCTCGACCTGGAGCCGGAAGAGGTCCTGGCCCGCCTCAAGGAGACCGCCGACCGCCTCGCCCGCGAACGCGCGGCCCTGCCCCCGAGCGACTCCCTCCAGGGCGAACCGCTGCGGGCGGGATGCGTGTACGGGGTCTACGACCCGTTCACCCGCACCTGTACGGTCGCCCGCGCCGGGCACCCCGCGCCCCTGATCGTCGGACCCGGCGGAGAGCCGGTCCCCGTCGACGTACCGGAGGGTCCCGGCCTCTTCGCCGCCGACAGCGCCCTCTTCGCCCCGGCGACCGTCACCCTGGAGGAGGGCAGCGTCCTCGCGTTCTGCACGGCCGAACTCCTCACCGACGAGCACGCCGGAGAACGCGCGGGGGAGCCCGCCGGGGAACGCATCACGCACGCCCTCGCCGAGGGCGTCCGCGCAGGCCACGGCCTCCAGCAACTGGGCGACGACATCGTGTACGCCCTCCCCGACGGCACCCGCTCCGCCGGGGCGGCGCTGCTCCTGGCCCGTACCGGTACGGTCTCCGACCACCGCGTCGCCACCTGGGACCTCGCCCCGGACCGTACGGCCCCCGCCACCGCCCGCCTGCTCGTCCGCGACCGGCTCCAGGGCTGGGGCCTGGACGAGGACACCGTCGACTCGACCGAGCTGATCGTCAGCGAACTGGTCACCAACGCCGTCCGCTACGGCACCCCGCCGCTACGGCTGCGCCTCCTCCTGGACACCACCCTCACCTGCGAGGTCCACGACGGCTCCACGGCCTCCCCGCACCTGCGCCACGCCCGTACGGTCGACGAGGGCGGCCGGGGCCTGTTCATCGTCTCCCGCCTCGCCGCCCACTGGGGAGCCCGGCACGGCCCGGACGGCAAGGTGCTCTGGACGGAACAGGAGCTTCCGGGCAGCTCCACCTGA
- a CDS encoding aminoglycoside phosphotransferase, with product MTTHTQTEITAELVRELLRDQHPDLAGLPVSLGARGWDNQLWRLGDDLAVRLPWATEGADALLLKEHAWLPGLAPRLPLPVPVPQRLGEPSNAFPRPWTVATWVPGAPADRAPATRPVEAAEALGTFLTALHQPAPAAAPVGAYGRGGPLAALAEGFARQLASAVERGLVTEPDAVRAVWEDAVAAPDWAGPALWLHGDLHPANILTEDGTFCGVIDFGDLCAGDPACDLAAAWVLLPDGAADRFRAAYRPAADPATLRRGRGWAVLQALSGILIGDAGVHGRPGGKATWGPPAHAALRRLTAPAS from the coding sequence ATGACGACCCACACCCAGACGGAGATCACCGCCGAGCTGGTCCGGGAGCTGCTGCGCGATCAGCACCCCGACCTGGCGGGTCTCCCCGTGTCGCTCGGTGCGCGCGGGTGGGACAACCAGCTGTGGCGGCTCGGCGACGACCTCGCCGTACGGCTGCCCTGGGCGACCGAGGGCGCCGACGCGCTCCTGCTCAAGGAGCACGCCTGGCTGCCCGGCCTCGCCCCGCGCCTGCCGCTGCCGGTGCCCGTCCCCCAGCGCCTCGGCGAACCCTCCAACGCCTTCCCGCGGCCCTGGACCGTCGCCACCTGGGTGCCCGGCGCGCCCGCCGACCGTGCCCCGGCCACGCGTCCGGTGGAGGCGGCCGAGGCGCTGGGGACCTTCCTGACGGCCCTTCATCAGCCCGCGCCCGCCGCCGCGCCGGTCGGTGCGTACGGGCGCGGCGGGCCGCTGGCCGCACTCGCCGAAGGCTTCGCCCGGCAGCTCGCCTCGGCCGTCGAACGGGGGCTGGTCACCGAGCCGGACGCCGTCCGCGCGGTCTGGGAGGACGCCGTCGCCGCGCCGGACTGGGCAGGTCCGGCGCTCTGGCTCCACGGCGACCTGCATCCCGCCAACATCCTCACCGAGGACGGGACTTTCTGCGGTGTGATCGACTTCGGGGACCTCTGCGCGGGCGATCCCGCCTGCGATCTCGCCGCTGCCTGGGTGCTGCTGCCGGACGGGGCCGCCGACCGTTTCCGCGCCGCCTACCGCCCGGCCGCCGACCCCGCCACTCTCCGCCGCGGCCGTGGCTGGGCGGTGCTGCAAGCGCTCAGCGGCATCCTCATCGGCGACGCGGGCGTCCACGGCCGCCCCGGCGGGAAGGCCACCTGGGGGCCGCCCGCGCACGCGGCCCTGCGCCGTCTGACGGCACCAGCGTCATAA
- a CDS encoding hydrolase has translation MPTPPAYALVATDLDGTLLRPDNTVSARSRAALALAASRGARHLIVTGRPVPGIRALLADLAYSGPVVCGQGTQLYDAESARLLRSVTLDREAADTALGKIEAEVGAVFAAVDQDGVDGVTLTENGYRMPNPTLPAVRVDSRDALWERPVIKVLVRHPELGDDALTAVARAAVGDLASVTMAGPGTVELAPYGVDKGTGIAAAAELLGIGAERTVAFGDMPNDLPMFRRSGHRVAMGNAHDELRAAADEVTSTNAEDGVAAVLERLFG, from the coding sequence ATGCCCACGCCACCCGCATATGCCCTCGTCGCCACCGACCTGGACGGCACCCTCCTGCGCCCCGACAACACCGTGAGCGCCCGTTCCCGCGCCGCGCTCGCCCTCGCCGCCTCCCGGGGTGCCCGGCACCTGATCGTCACCGGGCGGCCCGTCCCGGGGATACGGGCGCTGCTCGCGGACCTGGCGTACTCCGGGCCCGTGGTGTGCGGCCAGGGCACCCAGCTGTACGACGCCGAAAGCGCGCGGCTCCTGCGTTCGGTCACCCTGGACCGGGAGGCCGCCGACACCGCGCTCGGCAAGATCGAGGCGGAGGTCGGGGCGGTGTTCGCGGCCGTGGACCAGGACGGGGTGGACGGCGTCACGCTGACCGAGAACGGTTACCGGATGCCGAACCCGACGCTCCCCGCCGTCCGCGTGGATTCCCGGGACGCCCTGTGGGAGCGGCCGGTCATCAAGGTGCTGGTCCGCCACCCGGAGCTGGGCGACGACGCGCTGACCGCCGTCGCCCGCGCGGCCGTGGGCGATCTGGCGAGCGTCACCATGGCGGGTCCGGGCACGGTCGAGCTGGCTCCGTACGGGGTGGACAAGGGCACGGGCATCGCGGCGGCGGCCGAGCTGCTGGGGATCGGGGCGGAGCGGACGGTCGCATTCGGGGACATGCCCAACGACCTGCCGATGTTCCGCCGCTCGGGCCACCGGGTGGCCATGGGCAACGCTCACGACGAACTGCGGGCGGCGGCCGACGAGGTGACGTCGACGAACGCGGAGGACGGGGTGGCGGCGGTCCTGGAGCGGTTGTTCGGCTGA
- a CDS encoding DUF397 domain-containing protein, whose protein sequence is MPDLYEIPIRGAAFSKACGGNTHPDGETCVTLARIGPDAWAVGDSKRPGAEPLRFTTAELDAAGIDPSRFGLSA, encoded by the coding sequence ATGCCCGACCTGTACGAGATCCCCATCCGTGGAGCCGCGTTCTCGAAGGCATGCGGCGGTAACACCCACCCCGACGGCGAGACATGCGTGACGCTCGCGCGGATCGGGCCGGACGCGTGGGCCGTCGGCGACAGCAAGCGCCCGGGCGCCGAGCCGTTGCGGTTCACCACGGCGGAGCTGGACGCGGCGGGCATCGACCCCTCCCGCTTCGGCCTCTCCGCCTGA
- a CDS encoding transcriptional regulator has translation MNRSEIGNALRVLRNASGKEAKAVARSAVMSPSKLSRIETGKVSPSADDVDRILTAIGVSDDVKTEYMDAARAAATEATAWRLIQRAGLHKAQQRLRDVEARMSLLRVFQPALVPGLLQTPEYIRAILSRYDDLSEETVRRTASARIDRQEILYDESKTLQFVITEPVLRWLIVPPTVMVSQLDRLVSASRLPSVDVRVVPTNGRKYDIPNHAFAIQDDRAVAVETVHAEVIATDPRDVSLYVSKFEKFSESAVSGDAMRALIEGIRDEFLREQETA, from the coding sequence GTGAACCGCTCAGAGATCGGCAATGCGCTGCGGGTACTGCGGAACGCTTCCGGGAAGGAAGCCAAAGCGGTTGCCCGCAGCGCTGTCATGTCGCCCAGCAAGCTCAGCAGGATCGAGACGGGCAAAGTCTCGCCGAGCGCTGATGACGTCGACCGCATCCTGACAGCCATAGGCGTCTCGGACGACGTCAAGACGGAGTACATGGATGCTGCCCGCGCCGCGGCAACAGAGGCCACAGCATGGCGTCTTATCCAACGTGCGGGTCTTCACAAGGCCCAGCAACGTCTACGGGACGTGGAGGCCCGGATGAGCCTCCTGCGGGTATTCCAGCCGGCTCTGGTGCCCGGACTGCTCCAGACTCCTGAATACATCAGGGCGATCCTGTCTCGCTACGACGATCTGTCCGAAGAGACTGTCCGCCGCACTGCCAGTGCGCGGATCGACCGCCAAGAGATTCTGTACGACGAGTCCAAGACATTGCAGTTCGTCATCACTGAACCAGTGCTTCGGTGGCTGATCGTGCCGCCCACGGTCATGGTCAGCCAACTGGATCGGCTGGTTTCAGCCTCTCGCTTACCGAGCGTAGATGTACGCGTGGTGCCTACCAACGGAAGAAAGTATGACATTCCAAACCATGCGTTTGCGATCCAGGATGACCGCGCCGTGGCCGTCGAAACCGTTCACGCGGAAGTTATCGCGACCGACCCGAGAGACGTTTCCCTGTACGTATCCAAGTTCGAGAAGTTCAGCGAATCTGCTGTTTCCGGTGACGCCATGCGGGCCTTGATCGAAGGAATCCGGGACGAGTTTTTGCGTGAACAGGAAACCGCCTAG
- a CDS encoding DUF397 domain-containing protein: MRADTANPRWFTSSYSNNGGACVEVATNLAAAPHGIVPVRDSKNDTTGPVLAIPAAAFTSFVAGVQAGEFDAV; encoded by the coding sequence ATGAGGGCCGACACCGCAAACCCCCGCTGGTTCACGTCCTCGTACAGCAACAACGGCGGCGCATGCGTCGAGGTCGCCACCAACCTCGCCGCCGCCCCGCACGGCATCGTCCCCGTACGCGACTCCAAGAACGACACCACCGGCCCCGTCCTCGCCATCCCCGCAGCCGCGTTCACCTCCTTCGTCGCGGGCGTCCAGGCCGGGGAGTTCGACGCCGTCTGA
- a CDS encoding DUF397 domain-containing protein: MRADTETPRWFTSSYSENGGACVEVATNLAAAPHGIVPVRDSKNDTTGPVLTIPAAAFTSFVAGVRSGGFDAA; this comes from the coding sequence ATGAGGGCCGACACCGAAACCCCCCGCTGGTTCACGTCCTCGTACAGCGAAAACGGCGGCGCGTGCGTCGAGGTCGCCACCAACCTGGCCGCCGCCCCGCACGGCATCGTCCCCGTCCGCGACTCCAAGAACGACACCACCGGCCCCGTCCTCACCATCCCCGCCGCCGCGTTCACCTCCTTCGTCGCGGGCGTACGGTCCGGCGGGTTCGACGCCGCCTGA
- a CDS encoding MarR family transcriptional regulator — translation MATQHPSSALRAPALSPTYPMANPGYGKRSTPDQPPRTRHDFALLPTRERYVAGFVDHLPDGAAMSVKQLAKQLPLYGQQAISTALTALSVAGHLRRVRCPVGTGDETRWVFRTFWSRTARDNEWWNTYLATETATKAAAPAPKATTPPPPCAPDEEPPPAPETPGPAQDPGPIQDPGLAQDPGLAQDPGLMQGPGPVQDPEATAVPQQRTPLQAPNTAPTPPTPDAAPAAPQTPETGPSPAYLALARLGRTDHRLTLSADDCATLEAQATQWLNRGVSTDYLTNALTAGLPTTIDHPAGLIRRRLTDKMPPHLPTENTPTTPTRRILMECTDCGRPGPPQALPDGLCRPCRTTHTNETPTQPTEVTDIKAHMANLRDLLKPV, via the coding sequence GTGGCTACACAACACCCTAGCTCCGCCCTGCGCGCCCCCGCACTTTCCCCGACGTACCCGATGGCCAACCCCGGCTACGGCAAGCGCTCCACCCCCGACCAACCCCCGCGTACACGGCACGACTTCGCACTGCTCCCCACACGCGAGCGGTACGTGGCCGGGTTCGTCGACCACCTCCCCGACGGCGCGGCGATGAGCGTAAAGCAACTGGCGAAGCAGCTCCCGCTCTACGGCCAGCAGGCGATCTCCACCGCCCTGACGGCCCTGTCGGTGGCGGGCCATTTACGGCGCGTACGGTGCCCGGTCGGCACGGGCGACGAAACCCGCTGGGTCTTCCGCACCTTCTGGTCCCGCACAGCACGCGACAACGAGTGGTGGAACACCTACCTCGCCACCGAAACCGCCACGAAGGCAGCGGCCCCCGCACCGAAAGCGACCACTCCACCACCTCCGTGCGCCCCGGATGAGGAGCCCCCACCCGCACCGGAGACCCCCGGGCCGGCCCAGGACCCCGGGCCGATCCAGGACCCCGGGCTGGCCCAGGACCCCGGGCTGGCCCAGGACCCCGGGCTGATGCAGGGCCCCGGGCCGGTCCAGGACCCCGAAGCCACCGCCGTACCGCAGCAACGCACCCCGCTTCAGGCCCCAAACACCGCACCCACACCTCCCACCCCAGACGCGGCCCCGGCAGCACCCCAGACCCCCGAAACGGGCCCTTCCCCCGCCTACCTCGCCCTGGCCCGCCTGGGCCGCACCGACCACCGCCTCACGCTCTCCGCCGACGACTGCGCCACCCTCGAAGCCCAGGCCACCCAATGGCTCAACCGGGGCGTCAGCACCGACTACCTCACCAACGCCCTCACCGCAGGACTCCCCACCACGATCGACCACCCCGCCGGCCTCATCCGCCGCCGCCTCACCGACAAAATGCCGCCCCACCTACCGACCGAGAACACCCCCACCACCCCCACCCGCCGCATCCTCATGGAATGCACCGACTGCGGCCGCCCCGGCCCACCACAAGCCCTCCCCGACGGCCTCTGCCGCCCCTGCCGCACCACCCACACCAACGAAACCCCGACCCAACCCACCGAAGTCACCGACATCAAGGCACACATGGCCAACCTCCGCGACCTCCTCAAACCCGTCTGA
- a CDS encoding DUF397 domain-containing protein has protein sequence MTTETPRWFTSSYSDNGGACVEVATNLAAAPHGIVPVRDSKNDTTGPVLAIPAAAFTSFVAGVRSGGFDAA, from the coding sequence GTGACAACCGAAACCCCCCGCTGGTTCACGTCCTCGTACAGCGACAACGGCGGCGCGTGCGTCGAGGTCGCCACCAACCTGGCCGCCGCCCCGCACGGCATCGTCCCCGTCCGCGACTCCAAGAACGACACCACCGGCCCGGTGCTGGCCATCCCCGCCGCCGCGTTCACTTCCTTCGTCGCGGGCGTACGGTCCGGCGGGTTCGACGCCGCCTGA
- a CDS encoding transcriptional regulator produces MEGTLVYRKQLNAEASPQAAYGARLRRLRDERGWTQDELGDLAGCTGRHISAMETGRKSATLPFSRRADQIFGLVGSPDSFEREWRAIKQGSLLAGFPEYLRLEQRAAEIRLYEVGVVPGLLQTPEYATVLAESAVRRGAITPEQAKERVAVTAQRQEAVFAGRETMVFAMLDESCLLRPVGGPEVMKAQYEHLIDFADLPNTILQAVPFSLGERRPFNLPVYILTMVDRSLASYAESAQQGYVEREMTAVLPLHTDYHRMQAVAPSQAASVDIVKQLRKGIT; encoded by the coding sequence ATGGAGGGCACGTTGGTGTATCGGAAGCAGTTGAATGCCGAAGCCAGCCCGCAGGCCGCGTACGGTGCGCGACTGCGCAGGTTACGCGACGAGCGCGGCTGGACCCAGGACGAGCTGGGGGATCTGGCGGGCTGCACGGGCAGGCACATCTCGGCGATGGAAACTGGCCGCAAGTCCGCAACCCTCCCCTTCTCACGACGGGCCGATCAGATCTTCGGCCTGGTCGGCAGCCCCGACTCCTTCGAGCGGGAGTGGCGGGCGATCAAGCAGGGCAGCCTGCTGGCGGGCTTCCCGGAGTACCTGCGCCTGGAGCAGCGGGCGGCGGAGATCCGGCTGTACGAGGTCGGAGTCGTCCCGGGCCTGCTCCAGACCCCGGAGTACGCGACGGTCCTCGCGGAGAGCGCCGTCCGGCGCGGGGCCATCACCCCCGAGCAGGCCAAGGAGCGGGTCGCGGTCACCGCGCAGCGCCAGGAGGCGGTCTTCGCGGGCCGGGAGACGATGGTTTTCGCCATGCTGGACGAGAGCTGCCTGCTCCGCCCGGTCGGCGGCCCCGAGGTCATGAAGGCGCAGTACGAGCACCTCATCGACTTCGCCGACCTGCCCAACACGATCCTCCAGGCGGTCCCGTTCAGCCTCGGGGAGCGCCGCCCCTTCAACCTGCCGGTCTACATCCTGACCATGGTGGACCGCTCACTCGCGTCGTACGCCGAATCCGCGCAACAGGGCTACGTCGAACGGGAAATGACCGCTGTGCTCCCCTTGCACACGGACTACCATCGGATGCAGGCGGTAGCGCCCTCGCAGGCGGCCTCCGTCGACATCGTCAAGCAGTTGCGAAAGGGCATCACGTGA
- a CDS encoding alpha/beta hydrolase, protein MSIGEFRNDKTRERFHSVYGRLLDRLWPGPGDTFDLPTSFGTTRVHRAGPPSSDPVVLLSGANGNSLMWHRYIAPIARRHTVIAVDTVGEPGASVQSAPLTGAEDGAHWLEEVLTGLEATAAHLVGCSYGGWLALGHQMHHPGRTAALTLVEPAGFADPGRRFYAWLIAGGLAGMAPHALRPWLSRRIGNSAILETELMELGRASVGFRRALPPARVFSDEELRRVRVPSLFLLGERSSLHDTHQVAERVGALAPTAEVEVVPGAGHALPTDDPELVAARILRRAAE, encoded by the coding sequence ATGAGCATAGGCGAATTCAGGAACGACAAGACCCGCGAGCGTTTCCACTCCGTCTACGGACGCCTGCTCGACCGGCTCTGGCCGGGCCCCGGGGACACCTTCGACCTGCCGACCTCCTTCGGCACCACCCGCGTCCACCGGGCCGGGCCGCCCAGCTCCGACCCGGTCGTCCTGCTGTCGGGCGCCAACGGCAACTCCCTGATGTGGCACCGGTACATCGCGCCGATCGCCCGCCGCCATACGGTGATCGCCGTCGACACGGTCGGCGAGCCGGGCGCCAGCGTCCAGAGCGCGCCCCTGACCGGCGCCGAGGACGGCGCCCACTGGCTGGAGGAGGTACTCACCGGACTGGAGGCCACCGCCGCCCACCTCGTCGGCTGTTCCTACGGCGGCTGGCTGGCGCTCGGCCATCAGATGCACCACCCGGGCCGCACGGCCGCCCTCACCCTGGTCGAACCCGCCGGATTCGCCGACCCCGGCCGCCGCTTCTACGCCTGGCTCATCGCCGGTGGTCTGGCGGGCATGGCGCCGCACGCACTGAGGCCCTGGCTTTCCCGCCGGATCGGCAACAGCGCCATCCTGGAGACCGAGTTGATGGAGCTGGGACGTGCCTCCGTCGGGTTCCGGCGCGCTCTTCCACCGGCTCGGGTCTTCTCCGACGAGGAGTTGCGCCGGGTACGCGTCCCCTCGCTCTTCCTGCTGGGGGAGCGGAGTTCACTGCACGACACACACCAGGTCGCGGAGCGGGTGGGAGCCCTCGCGCCCACCGCCGAGGTGGAGGTCGTGCCCGGTGCGGGCCACGCCCTGCCGACCGACGATCCGGAGCTGGTGGCCGCCCGTATCCTGCGGCGCGCGGCAGAATGA
- a CDS encoding zf-CGNR multi-domain protein, whose translation MSGRATDTPDTLSTGSAGAPGAQGMVLRHPDGSSFRFDPGALCLELLPTGGPGPLAYFEVLHGPEDLVRWAGESRLPGGLGLAVRPAEVAAARALRDALWRVAEARVAGLPLGADDLAVVNGAAAHPPLTARLTAEGVREWAPGATGTGLLSTVARDAVELFTGAYAHRVRTCGADDCRLLFVDTSRPGRRRWCSMERCGNRHKVRAHRARSTTTTTTTAG comes from the coding sequence ATGAGCGGAAGGGCAACGGACACGCCGGACACGTTGAGTACGGGGAGCGCTGGGGCTCCGGGTGCGCAGGGGATGGTTCTGCGGCATCCGGACGGCAGCTCGTTCCGGTTCGATCCGGGCGCCCTGTGCCTGGAGCTCCTGCCGACCGGGGGGCCGGGCCCGCTCGCGTACTTCGAGGTGCTGCACGGGCCCGAGGATCTGGTGCGCTGGGCGGGGGAGAGCCGGCTGCCCGGCGGGCTCGGCCTCGCCGTGCGCCCGGCCGAGGTGGCGGCCGCCCGGGCGCTGCGGGACGCGCTGTGGCGGGTGGCGGAGGCGCGGGTGGCGGGGCTGCCGCTGGGGGCGGACGACCTCGCCGTGGTGAACGGTGCGGCGGCGCACCCGCCCCTGACCGCCCGGCTGACCGCCGAGGGGGTGCGGGAGTGGGCGCCGGGGGCGACCGGGACCGGGCTGCTCTCCACGGTGGCCCGTGACGCGGTCGAGCTGTTCACCGGGGCTTATGCCCACCGGGTCCGTACGTGCGGCGCGGACGACTGCCGCCTGCTGTTCGTCGACACCTCCCGGCCGGGCAGGCGGCGCTGGTGCTCGATGGAACGGTGCGGAAACCGCCACAAGGTCCGGGCGCACCGCGCCCGGTCGACGACGACCACCACCACCACTGCTGGCTGA
- a CDS encoding activator of HSP90 ATPase 1 family protein: protein MPTGLTQDAGWEIGVSRTIQQPPQAVWEFITGPEGVSLWLGAEGPLPTEKGAPYRTADGTEGEIRSYRPGDRVRLTHGTSTVQVTVTPGSSDDRAVLRFHQERLASAEEREERRTHWKAVMDRVVAELT, encoded by the coding sequence ATGCCTACCGGACTCACTCAGGACGCGGGCTGGGAGATCGGTGTCTCCCGGACGATCCAGCAACCGCCGCAGGCCGTATGGGAGTTCATCACCGGACCGGAGGGCGTTTCTCTCTGGCTCGGCGCCGAGGGGCCGCTCCCGACGGAGAAGGGCGCTCCGTACCGTACGGCCGACGGGACCGAGGGCGAGATCCGCAGCTACCGCCCCGGCGACCGCGTCCGCCTCACCCACGGCACCTCCACGGTCCAGGTCACCGTGACCCCCGGCAGCTCCGACGACCGGGCCGTGCTCCGCTTCCACCAGGAGCGGCTGGCGAGCGCGGAGGAGCGCGAGGAACGGCGTACGCACTGGAAGGCTGTGATGGACCGGGTGGTGGCAGAGCTGACCTGA